A single Epinephelus lanceolatus isolate andai-2023 chromosome 22, ASM4190304v1, whole genome shotgun sequence DNA region contains:
- the caap1 gene encoding caspase activity and apoptosis inhibitor 1 isoform X2: MLKKKSSSAEKKRKHSQSEERHDSNKRRSAEANLEDSKDELADAELDRIGSDIEEGGLDLNLLFKPITAYAADRREMLEQCLRVLGEKKLRRMLPDELKDFSLEEIKKMCWEQLEPISEKNLLQILAGEELTSGNGDKNTEETLESQQDNNVDSTSCLKDAAKTEDPKQEGGGSGEESDVLSINADTYDSDIEGPKEEQTVKAVDGAVKVADSSREGADPVVNPDPVNPKPPTGSQPAEGGKKDIQSDIDKSVSEILAFSSSSSKEEAKEQSAPLPCTDVSLPVQGAPVSGRAPAACRPSIQQLELLELEMRARAIKALMKASDGKKQSVTKNV; the protein is encoded by the exons ATGCTCAAAAAGAAATCAAGTAGCGCTGAAAAGAAACGGAAACACTCGCAGTCAGAAGAAAGACACGACAGCAACAAGCGAAGAAGTGCGGAAGCTAACTTGGAG GACTCAAAGGATGAGCTCGCTGACGCAGAGCTGGACAGGATTGGCAGTGACATTGAGGAGGGGGGACTTGACCTCAACCTGCTGTTCAAGCCCATCACTGCTTATGCCGCTGACAGGCGGGAGATGCTGGAGCAGTGTCTGCGTGTGCTGGGGGAGAAGAAGCTACGGAGAATGCTGCCTGATGAACTCAAG GACTTTAGTTTAGAGGAAATCAAAAAAATGTGCTGGGAGCAACTGGAGCCGATCTCAGAGAAAAATCTTTTACAGATCCTAGCAG GAGAAGAACTGACATCTGGAAATGGCgacaaaaacacagaagagaCTTTGGAGAGCCA GCAAGACAATAATGTGGACTCTACATCTTGCCTCAAAGACGCTGCAAAAACTGAGGACCCTAAGCAAG AGGGTGGCGGTTCAGGAGAGGAGAGCGACGTCCTGAGCATAAACGCAGACACTTACGATAGCGACATAGAAGGGCCCAAAGAGGAGCAGACTGTTAAAGCTGTGGACGGAGCGGTGAAAGTAGCGGACAGCAGCAGGGAAGGCGCTGACCCAGTTGTAAACCCTGACCCAGTGAATCCTAAACCTCCCACGGGCTCTCAACCAGCGGAAGGTGGAAAGAAAGACATCCAAAGCGACATAGACAAAAGCGTCAGTGAGATTTTAGCGTTTTCGTCCTCTTCAAGCAAAGAGGAAGCTAAGGAACAGAGTGCACCTCTGCCGTGCACGGATGTTAGTTTACCTGTTCAAGGCGCACCTGTTTCGGGGCGCGCGCCTGCAGCGTGTCGGCCGTCGATTCAGCAACTGGAGCTTCTGGAGCTGGAAATGAGGGCGAGGGCCATAAAGGCTCTGATGAAAGCAAGTGATGGGAAAAAGCAGAGCGTGACAAAAAATGTGTag
- the caap1 gene encoding caspase activity and apoptosis inhibitor 1 isoform X1: MLKKKSSSAEKKRKHSQSEERHDSNKRRSAEANLEQDSKDELADAELDRIGSDIEEGGLDLNLLFKPITAYAADRREMLEQCLRVLGEKKLRRMLPDELKDFSLEEIKKMCWEQLEPISEKNLLQILAGEELTSGNGDKNTEETLESQQDNNVDSTSCLKDAAKTEDPKQEGGGSGEESDVLSINADTYDSDIEGPKEEQTVKAVDGAVKVADSSREGADPVVNPDPVNPKPPTGSQPAEGGKKDIQSDIDKSVSEILAFSSSSSKEEAKEQSAPLPCTDVSLPVQGAPVSGRAPAACRPSIQQLELLELEMRARAIKALMKASDGKKQSVTKNV, encoded by the exons ATGCTCAAAAAGAAATCAAGTAGCGCTGAAAAGAAACGGAAACACTCGCAGTCAGAAGAAAGACACGACAGCAACAAGCGAAGAAGTGCGGAAGCTAACTTGGAG CAGGACTCAAAGGATGAGCTCGCTGACGCAGAGCTGGACAGGATTGGCAGTGACATTGAGGAGGGGGGACTTGACCTCAACCTGCTGTTCAAGCCCATCACTGCTTATGCCGCTGACAGGCGGGAGATGCTGGAGCAGTGTCTGCGTGTGCTGGGGGAGAAGAAGCTACGGAGAATGCTGCCTGATGAACTCAAG GACTTTAGTTTAGAGGAAATCAAAAAAATGTGCTGGGAGCAACTGGAGCCGATCTCAGAGAAAAATCTTTTACAGATCCTAGCAG GAGAAGAACTGACATCTGGAAATGGCgacaaaaacacagaagagaCTTTGGAGAGCCA GCAAGACAATAATGTGGACTCTACATCTTGCCTCAAAGACGCTGCAAAAACTGAGGACCCTAAGCAAG AGGGTGGCGGTTCAGGAGAGGAGAGCGACGTCCTGAGCATAAACGCAGACACTTACGATAGCGACATAGAAGGGCCCAAAGAGGAGCAGACTGTTAAAGCTGTGGACGGAGCGGTGAAAGTAGCGGACAGCAGCAGGGAAGGCGCTGACCCAGTTGTAAACCCTGACCCAGTGAATCCTAAACCTCCCACGGGCTCTCAACCAGCGGAAGGTGGAAAGAAAGACATCCAAAGCGACATAGACAAAAGCGTCAGTGAGATTTTAGCGTTTTCGTCCTCTTCAAGCAAAGAGGAAGCTAAGGAACAGAGTGCACCTCTGCCGTGCACGGATGTTAGTTTACCTGTTCAAGGCGCACCTGTTTCGGGGCGCGCGCCTGCAGCGTGTCGGCCGTCGATTCAGCAACTGGAGCTTCTGGAGCTGGAAATGAGGGCGAGGGCCATAAAGGCTCTGATGAAAGCAAGTGATGGGAAAAAGCAGAGCGTGACAAAAAATGTGTag